GTGACGCTGGGCACGGCGCCCCCCGGGGATGGCGCCTGCGAGCGGCTCCTGGCCATGCGCATCGCGCGGGAGATGGGCATCGAAGGGGACCTGCAGCTGTCCGTGGCCGCGCACCGGCTGCACGCCTTCTTCCAGAAGGACCAGCTCGTCGCCTACGACCTGTCCATCATCCGCTTCGAGCGCGGCGTCGTCGGCGTGGAGGACGCGGCCCGCAAGCTCTTCCACCGCGAGCTGGGGGAGCTCCAGCTGTCGGAGCTGGCGGAGCTGCAGTTGGCGCTGCCGCCGTATGGCTTTTACGGCGACATCAAGGCCTGCAAGAACGCGAGCCTCATCCGCCAGAACCGCGACATGCTGCTGCAGGACCTGGCGGGCTACGCGCTGGTGAGCGAGGAGCGCGCGCGCAACGCCATCGCGCAGCCGGTGGCGTGCCTGTCGGTGAAGTAGCGGGCGGTCAGCGCCGGACTTCCGCGGGCACCTGCGGAAGCCAGCCCACCTCCAGCGCGCCCCACAGGCCCAGCAGGATGGCCTCCGCGGCGTCGTGGCGCAGCGAGGTGGGGCGGGGCGCGTGGGACCAGTCGATGACCCGCCGCGCGAGCGTGTCCGCGGCGTCCTTGGCCTGTGAGCCGCTGCGCTGCTCCCGCGCGTAGAGCAGCCGGTGGCGCCAGTCCTCCGCGGCCACGCGAAGCACGGGCAGGGCGCGGCGCAGGGCCTCGCGCTCCCAGACGTCCGCGATGGGGCCACCGCCCTCCAGCACCAGCCACGCGAGCGGGGACGCGTCCTGGAGCACGGCGGGCACCGCGCGCTTGAGCCGCGCGTGCGTGCCGAAGTTCTGCGAGCGGTACCACTGCAGCCGCCCGTCCGCGCCGAAGCGCGCGAGCCCGCAGCGCAGGCCCAGGTCCACCGCGAGCAGCGCAGGACCTGGGGGCGCGGTCATGGCGTGGCGCTTACTTGAGGTACTGCTGCTTCCAGCCGCGGAGCTCGCTGAGGATCTCCGTGCGGCCCGCCGCGTCGTCCGCGTTCTCCAGCCGCTTCAGCTGCCGGTCCAGGTAGTTGCGCGCGGCCTGCCGGGTGAGCCCCTTGTGGACCTTGTTGTCGGCGTACAGGGGGCTGCTCTCGACCTGACTCACGGCGGCCATGATCTGATCCCGCACGGCGGACTCGCTCGCGGACTCCGTGCGCTTGGGCGCGGGGACGTCGCGGACGGTCTTCACGGCCACGGCCTTGACGGTGGGCGGCTCCGGTTTCGCGACAGGGGGCTCCTCGACGACAGGCGCGGGAGGAGGCTCCTGCTCGGGCGCGGCGACGACCTCGGGCGCGGGCGGCGTGGGTTCCACCTTCGGGGCGGGCGGCGGCGGAGTGGCGACGGCGACGACCGGCGGAGGCGTCTCTCCACCCCCGCGCGTGGCGATGACCACGCCCACGGCGGCGAACAGCACGGCCGCGCCCACGGCGATGGGCGCGAAGCGGCGCAGGGACGACGTCTCCTCCTGCGGCACCATCAGGTCGTCCGGAGGAACTGGCGGCGGCACCTGGGTGGTGGGGCGGCGCGCGTCCGCGTCGCTGACGACGACAGCGGCGGGGGCCGGGGCAGGGGCGGGCCTGGACGGCGCGGGCTCGACGGGAGCGGGCGCGGTGGGGTTGGTGCGCGTGGCGCGCAGGGTGCGGCGCAGCTTGGACAGGTGCTGACGCAGGGCATCCGCGGAGTTGGGGCGCGTCTCCGGGTCCTTGGTGAGCATCTGCAGGATGAAGGCGTCCACCGCGGGCGGCAGGTCGGGGACGAACTCCGAAGGCCTGGGAGGGCGCGCCTCCACGTGCTTCATGAGCAGGTCCACCGGGGAGCTGCCGATGAAGGGCAGCCGGCCGGTGACGATCTCGAAGGTGACGACGCCCATGGCGTACAGGTCCGTCATGGGCCCCACGGACTGGCCGCGGGCCTGCTCGGGCGCCATGTACTCCGGAGTGCCGACGACCATGTCGGTGCGCGTCTGCGCGGTGCGGCCGGTGGGGCCTTCGCCGCGCTTGGCGAGCCCGAAGTCCAGCAGCTTCACGTAGCGCGAGCCGTCCGGCTGGCGCACGAGGAAGATGTTGCTGGGCTTCAGGTCGCGGTGCACCACGCCCGCGCCGTGCGCGGCGCCCAGGGCGGCGAGCACCTCATCCAGGAGGGACAGGGCCTCCGGGACGGGGAGGCGGCCCTTCTCCGCGAGGATGGCGTCCAGCGGCTGGCCTTCCAGGTACTCCATGACGATGTACTGGCGACCGTCGGGGAGCTGGCCGAAGCCGAAGATGTCGATGATGCCGCGGTGGCGGATGGCGTTGACGGCGCGGGCCTCCGCGAGGAGGCGGGCCACCTGTTCGGACGAGTGCGCCAGCTCGGGGCGGAGCACCTTCACGGCGACGCGCTTGCCGATGAGGGGCTGGATGCCCTCGTAGACGAGCCCCATGCCGCCCACGCCGATGCGTGCGCGCAGCTCGTACTCGCCCAGCTTCAGGCCGATGAGGGGGTCGGTGATGGCGGTCGCTTCGGTACCGGGGTGCTCCACGATGACCTTCGGTTCCGGTGGAGTCGGCTGGAACGACGACAGCACGACGGTGCCATCGCGAGGGCATACCGCCGTCTCGGACGGAACGGTGAGGCCGCAGGTTTCGCAGATCAGCTCGGAAGACATCTCCACCACGGGGGAGCGTAACAGGTGAAATCCCGGGAAGCGAAGTCAGGGCCCGGTGCACGCCGGGCAAGCAAACAGGCACCTGCCCCCAGGTCGCGTTTTCTCACCCGCTGGTGTCACCCAGCGGGCGATGCAGTGAGTCAGGGCGTTCCGGCGTCGACGAAGGTGCAGTCGATGGATTCCCGAGAGACACCTACAACGCCGGCATCAAGTTCGCTGATGCCACCCGGTCCTCCAGGACCAATTTTCGCATCGAACGGTTGTGACCTGACGATGGTCGAGCTGACACACCACGTGCCGACCGAAGGCCCTCCTCCGCCACCTCCTCCGGCACCTCCCTTGCCACCCTGACCACCACTGCCTCCCTGACCCCCGACGCCGCTTTCGATGATGACGTCGTTGGGAGCAACGGTGGTGGTCTCTTTGGCGCCCGCTCCACCCACGCCGCCCTGCCCACCCTGGCCACCCACTCCTCCAGGGCCACCCATTCCTCCTTGGCCGCCGCCGTGGACGATGAGCTTCAACTCCCGTCCGATGATGACTTGTGAGTTGCGGGTCAGGAGGCCAATGGAAGCTCCACCGCCTCCACCACCTGTGCCTCCTGTTCCGCCACAGCCACCACCGCCGCCGCCGCCACCGCCACCAGCGATGGGCTTCTTGATCGCGGGGTTGTTCTCTTTGCAGGCTCCTCCCCCGCCACCGCCGCCTCCTCCATGTCCAGGCAGGCCGGTTTCGCCTGTGCCCCCTTGCTGGTCTGGCTCCCAGAGAACATCGGCGGCGCGGATGCGCCCCATCCCTTCACCAGGGCGCCCTTCGGCCCCGGTGTCACCCATGAGACCGTTGCTGCCGACTCCGCCGTCGCCGGCATCGCAGCGGCAGACCCTGTTCAGGCACACCTTATCAACCTCTGCTGAAGGTCCAGCCGTGCCCCCCGTTGTATTGGGCTGGCCAGGGCTGCCGGCGCTGCCTTCACCGTTGGATGCCCCAACGCCTCCGAATCCTCCCGAAAAGCCATCGCCGCATTGGGGTTTGCCATCCGAGCCACCAATGAACAGGCCCGCGTCCGCATTGGGGCCTGCGCCTCCGTTGCCTCCATCCAGCCCCGAGTTCCCTGGTTGTCCGCCGACACCCGGTGCACCGCGACCGGACTCAAGGACCATGTCGTGCAAGCTGAGTTCTCGGACGTTCAGGGCACGGAGCGCGATGGAGGGCTGTCCGGCCTCAGTGGCATCCAGGGACTTGATGTGGAAAGAGTCCAGGACGACTCGTTCGTCTTGCGCGCTGACGTCACGTACGAGGAATGCCTGCGTGCCGCCATTGAAGCGGGTGGTTGTTCCGCCATCCAGGAACCGGTCCCAATAGGGGTTCCCGTTCTTGCGCCACGTGTATCCGCCGTAGAGCGAAACGGGCATGTCCACCACGGGGGCGGGCTCGTTGTACGTGCCGGTGCCCAGGTACACGATGTCGCGCCCCGTGCCACCGTCGCGGATCTCCCGGAGAGCCCGGTCCAAGGTCTTGAACGGCTTCTCTCGGGTCCCGTCGTTGTCGTCCTGGCCGCCCTCTGGATCCACGAAGTAGCCAGCGTCCGCGACACCGTCGATGCCGTCGCAGTCGTTGTCGAAGCCCATCAGGTCGGGGTAGTCCGTTCCCCCATCGCCGCACTCAGGAGGCGTCAGGTC
This DNA window, taken from Corallococcus coralloides DSM 2259, encodes the following:
- a CDS encoding transglycosylase domain-containing protein; protein product: MFLVGLAGVVIPITYLYTASKLPRLESEFDVESQLRHRIEGDRMSVLAGRMDQGIRDRSSVTFMRPDFSRMPKDLVALYIRQMECPTYFQTPREDGRAWAWRLFAGVTLGTAPPGDGACERLLAMRIAREMGIEGDLQLSVAAHRLHAFFQKDQLVAYDLSIIRFERGVVGVEDAARKLFHRELGELQLSELAELQLALPPYGFYGDIKACKNASLIRQNRDMLLQDLAGYALVSEERARNAIAQPVACLSVK
- a CDS encoding serine/threonine-protein kinase; the protein is MSSELICETCGLTVPSETAVCPRDGTVVLSSFQPTPPEPKVIVEHPGTEATAITDPLIGLKLGEYELRARIGVGGMGLVYEGIQPLIGKRVAVKVLRPELAHSSEQVARLLAEARAVNAIRHRGIIDIFGFGQLPDGRQYIVMEYLEGQPLDAILAEKGRLPVPEALSLLDEVLAALGAAHGAGVVHRDLKPSNIFLVRQPDGSRYVKLLDFGLAKRGEGPTGRTAQTRTDMVVGTPEYMAPEQARGQSVGPMTDLYAMGVVTFEIVTGRLPFIGSSPVDLLMKHVEARPPRPSEFVPDLPPAVDAFILQMLTKDPETRPNSADALRQHLSKLRRTLRATRTNPTAPAPVEPAPSRPAPAPAPAAVVVSDADARRPTTQVPPPVPPDDLMVPQEETSSLRRFAPIAVGAAVLFAAVGVVIATRGGGETPPPVVAVATPPPPAPKVEPTPPAPEVVAAPEQEPPPAPVVEEPPVAKPEPPTVKAVAVKTVRDVPAPKRTESASESAVRDQIMAAVSQVESSPLYADNKVHKGLTRQAARNYLDRQLKRLENADDAAGRTEILSELRGWKQQYLK